A region of Thermobifida halotolerans DNA encodes the following proteins:
- the idi gene encoding isopentenyl-diphosphate Delta-isomerase: MSGVARPAGRENVVLLDELRRPIGAAAKSGVHHERTPLHLAFSCYIFDSRGRFLVTRRALDKRTWPGVWTNSCCGHPAPGEAVEAAVHRRVQQELGLRIERLRLVLPDFRYRAVDASGVVENEVCPVYVAATEDEPQPDPAEVMDWRWVDWQAFVDMAETASWSISPWAAEQAVLLDRDM; encoded by the coding sequence ATGAGCGGTGTTGCGAGACCGGCCGGGCGGGAGAACGTGGTCCTGCTCGACGAGCTGCGTCGACCGATCGGTGCGGCGGCCAAGAGCGGAGTGCACCACGAGCGGACCCCGCTGCATCTGGCGTTCTCCTGCTACATCTTCGACTCGCGGGGCCGCTTCCTGGTCACTCGGCGCGCGCTGGACAAGCGGACCTGGCCAGGGGTGTGGACCAACTCCTGCTGCGGTCACCCGGCACCGGGAGAGGCGGTCGAGGCGGCGGTACACCGCAGGGTGCAGCAGGAGTTGGGGCTGCGGATCGAGCGGTTGCGCCTGGTCCTGCCGGATTTCCGGTACCGGGCCGTCGACGCGAGCGGTGTGGTGGAGAACGAGGTCTGCCCCGTGTACGTCGCCGCGACGGAGGACGAGCCGCAGCCTGATCCGGCGGAGGTCATGGACTGGCGGTGGGTCGACTGGCAGGCTTTTGTCGACATGGCCGAGACCGCCTCCTGGAGCATCAGCCCGTGGGCGGCGGAGCAGGCGGTCCTCCTGGACAGGGATATGTGA
- the crtI gene encoding phytoene desaturase family protein, whose product MRTVTGPTDHVVVVGAGLSGLAAALHLLGSGRQVTVVEREAHPGGRAGRLDLDGFHVDTGPTVLTMPELLDEALAAVGESVSDRLDLVPLSPAYRASFPDGSTLDVHTDAAAMAEEVARVCGPREATGYLRLRGWLRELYELEMARFIDVNFDSPFALLSPQLARLAAVGGFRRLSSAVGGFVRDERLRRVFSFQSLYAGVPPHRALAAYAVIAYMDTVAGVYFPRGGMRVLGGALADAAAKAGGRLRYGQAVTRLERRGDRVSAVLLADGDRIPCDAVVLTVDLPVAYRLLGRTPWRPVPLRFSPSAVVLHAGTDRTWPRLDHHTILFGAAWRRTFTEITRAGTPMSDPSLLVTQPTATDSGLAPPGRHLFSVLAPCPNLRTGRIDWASFGPRYRDHLAATLQARGMPGFDCSVLVERLVTPEDWSRQGHAFGSPFATAHTFAQTGPFRPRNLVSGTANAVLAGCGTTPGVGLPTVLVSGKLAAARITGDVPVSSRTTVTTSGRRR is encoded by the coding sequence ATGCGAACCGTGACCGGACCGACGGACCACGTCGTGGTGGTGGGTGCGGGGCTGTCCGGGCTCGCCGCCGCACTGCATCTACTGGGTTCGGGACGACAGGTGACCGTGGTCGAGCGGGAGGCTCACCCCGGAGGCCGCGCCGGGCGACTGGATCTGGACGGATTCCACGTCGACACCGGACCGACCGTCCTGACCATGCCGGAACTGCTCGACGAGGCTCTGGCCGCGGTGGGCGAGTCGGTGTCCGACCGTCTCGACCTGGTGCCGCTGTCCCCGGCCTACCGGGCCTCGTTTCCGGACGGCTCCACCCTCGACGTGCACACCGACGCGGCCGCGATGGCCGAGGAGGTCGCACGGGTGTGCGGCCCCCGCGAGGCCACCGGCTACCTGCGGCTGCGCGGGTGGCTGCGCGAACTGTACGAACTGGAGATGGCCCGGTTCATCGACGTGAACTTCGACTCCCCGTTCGCCCTGCTCTCCCCCCAACTGGCTCGGTTGGCGGCCGTCGGCGGGTTCCGGCGCCTGTCCTCAGCGGTCGGCGGCTTCGTCAGGGACGAACGGCTACGCCGAGTGTTCTCGTTCCAGTCCCTCTACGCGGGAGTACCACCTCACCGGGCGTTGGCCGCCTACGCGGTGATCGCCTACATGGACACCGTCGCCGGGGTCTACTTCCCGCGCGGCGGCATGCGCGTGCTGGGCGGGGCCCTCGCGGACGCCGCCGCCAAGGCCGGGGGGCGGCTGCGTTACGGACAGGCGGTGACCCGACTGGAGCGGCGCGGCGACCGGGTGAGCGCCGTGCTCCTGGCCGACGGGGACCGCATCCCCTGTGACGCGGTGGTGCTGACCGTGGACCTGCCGGTGGCCTACCGACTGCTGGGACGGACCCCGTGGCGACCGGTGCCGCTGCGGTTCTCGCCGTCAGCGGTCGTACTGCACGCGGGAACCGACCGGACCTGGCCGCGACTCGACCACCACACCATCCTGTTCGGTGCGGCGTGGCGGCGTACGTTCACCGAGATCACCCGTGCGGGAACGCCGATGAGTGATCCGTCACTGCTGGTGACGCAGCCGACGGCGACCGACAGCGGGCTGGCCCCACCGGGCCGGCACCTGTTCTCCGTGTTGGCGCCCTGCCCCAACCTGCGGACCGGGCGGATCGACTGGGCGTCCTTCGGTCCCCGTTACCGGGACCACCTGGCGGCGACGCTGCAGGCACGCGGAATGCCGGGTTTCGACTGCTCGGTGCTGGTCGAGCGGTTGGTGACGCCCGAGGACTGGTCACGCCAGGGGCACGCGTTCGGCAGCCCGTTCGCCACAGCGCACACCTTCGCCCAGACGGGACCGTTCCGGCCGCGCAACCTGGTGTCGGGAACCGCCAACGCGGTGCTGGCCGGCTGCGGGACCACCCCCGGTGTGGGGCTGCCCACGGTCCTGGTCTCGGGAAAACTCGCCGCGGCACGCATCACCGGAGACGTCCCCGTCTCCTCCCGGACGACGGTCACGACCTCGGGGAGACGGCGATGA
- a CDS encoding phytoene/squalene synthase family protein, producing the protein MRRELRAAGITDPRLCADYVRCRELHARYGRTYYLATLALPPQRRPAVHALYGFARWVDDVVDDLDDTVPVEERTAVLTRLDAELTTALSGGESTEPVVRAVADTAWRYGIGAELFAAFLRSMRMDLSVTDYPTFDDLRGYMYGSAAVIGLQVLPVLGTVVPLPRAAPHAAALGEAFQLTNFLRDVAEDLDRGRVYLPADVLAHHGVDRELLAWCRARRRGDPRVRDALAHMVAVNRDGYRMAEPGIAMLDPVSRPCVATAFTLYRGIVDAIEAADFDVWSRRRSVPRRRRVRVAVPAFAQAVLLRVGGRRRTDSGTAPRAGGARISGRD; encoded by the coding sequence ATGAGGCGGGAGCTTCGGGCGGCGGGCATCACCGACCCCCGGCTGTGCGCGGACTACGTCCGCTGCCGGGAACTGCACGCCCGGTACGGACGCACCTACTACCTGGCCACGCTCGCGCTGCCCCCGCAGCGGCGGCCCGCGGTCCATGCCCTCTACGGTTTCGCGCGGTGGGTGGACGACGTGGTCGACGACCTGGACGACACCGTCCCCGTGGAGGAGCGGACCGCCGTGCTCACCCGTCTGGACGCGGAGCTGACCACCGCGCTGTCCGGCGGGGAGAGCACCGAACCGGTGGTCAGGGCGGTCGCCGACACCGCGTGGCGCTACGGGATCGGGGCGGAGTTGTTCGCGGCCTTCCTGCGGTCCATGCGGATGGACCTGTCCGTCACCGACTATCCGACCTTCGACGACCTGCGTGGCTACATGTACGGCTCGGCCGCGGTGATCGGTCTGCAGGTGCTTCCGGTTCTGGGGACAGTGGTGCCCCTGCCCCGTGCCGCCCCGCACGCGGCGGCGCTGGGGGAGGCGTTCCAACTCACCAACTTCCTGCGCGACGTGGCCGAGGACCTCGACCGGGGGCGGGTCTACCTGCCCGCGGACGTGCTGGCGCACCACGGCGTGGACCGGGAGTTGCTGGCGTGGTGCCGGGCTCGGCGGCGCGGGGATCCCCGGGTGCGGGACGCGCTGGCGCACATGGTGGCGGTGAACCGGGACGGCTACCGGATGGCCGAGCCGGGAATCGCGATGCTCGACCCGGTCTCGCGGCCGTGCGTGGCCACCGCGTTCACGCTCTACCGGGGCATTGTCGACGCGATCGAGGCGGCCGACTTCGACGTGTGGAGCCGCCGCCGCTCGGTGCCTCGGCGGCGGCGCGTACGGGTGGCGGTTCCGGCCTTCGCCCAGGCCGTACTGCTCAGAGTCGGGGGAAGACGACGGACGGACAGCGGTACGGCGCCGCGAGCGGGCGGCGCACGGATTTCGGGGAGGGACTGA